The following proteins are encoded in a genomic region of Odocoileus virginianus isolate 20LAN1187 ecotype Illinois chromosome 14, Ovbor_1.2, whole genome shotgun sequence:
- the CCL28 gene encoding C-C motif chemokine 28 — MGMRQTGLALLALAACAAFRPSEAILPIASSCCTEVSHHISRRLLERVTTCRIQRADGDCDLAAVILHVKRRRVCVSAHNHVIKQWMKEQAAKKETKGNICHKKRHHGRRNSKTAHQERQETHGHKTPY, encoded by the exons ATGGGAATGCGGCAGACAGGACTCGCCCTCCTGGCTCTGGCTGCCTGTGCGGCTTTTCGCCCCTCGGAAG ccaTACTTCCCATTGCCTCCAGCTGCTGCACCGAGGTTTCGCATCATATTTCCAGAAGGCTTCTGGAAAGAGTGACGACATGTCGCATCCAGAGAGCCGATGGGGATTGTGACCTGGCTGCTGTCAT CCTTCATGTCAAGCGCAGAAGAGTCTGTGTCAGCGCGCACAATCACGTTATTAAGCAGTGGATGAAAGAACAAGCAGCCAAGAAAGAGACTAAAGGCAACATTTGCCATAAGAAGAGACACCACGGGAGGAGGAACAGTAAAACGGCGCATCAGGAAAGGCAGGAAACACATGGCCATAAAACGCCTTATTAG